One genomic segment of Pagrus major chromosome 13, Pma_NU_1.0 includes these proteins:
- the sptbn2 gene encoding spectrin family protein isoform X1 gives MSTISPTDFDSLEIQQQYNDINNRWDLAAETDWDNENSSARLFERSRIKALADEREAVQKKTFTKWVNSHLGRVTCRIGDLYTDLRDGRMLIRLLEVLSGEQLPKPTKGRMRIHCLENVDKALQFLKEQKVHLENMGSHDIVDGNHRLTLGLIWTIILRFQIQDISVETEDNKEKKSAKDALLLWCQMKTAGYPNVNIHNFTTSWRDGLAFNAIVHKHRPDVIEFDNLKRSNAHYNLQNAFNVAEKELGLTKLLDPEDVNVDQPDEKSIITYVATYYHYFSKMKALAVEGKRIGKVLDYAIEADQLIEKYETLASELLQWIEQTIVTLNDRQLANSLSGVQNQLQAFNSYRTVEKPPKFTEKGNLEVLLFTIQSKMRANNQKVYMPREGKLISDINKAWERLEKAEHERELALRNELIRQEKLEMLAARFDRKAAMRETWLSENQRLVSQDNFGTDLGAVEAATRKHEAIETDIGAYWERVAAVEAVAKELEAESYHDVRRVIARRDNVLRLWEYLKELLAARRERLNSHRDLQRLFQEMRYIMDWMGDMKGRLQSQDSGKHLHDVLDLLQKHTLVEADISAQAERIKGVQGAAQRFTSYEQPYKPCEPGLVSEKVDLLGQAYDELGQLAGNRRERLEDSRRLWQFMWDLGEEAAWIREQEQILASGDCGRDLTSALHLLSKHEAFRDEMAARYGPLSNSIAAGEALIQDGHYGAPEVTERIHDIRAQWTHLEETTKLREQSLKESVALHQFQTDANDMEAWIMETLRQVSSQEVGHDEFSTQTLARKQREIEEEIQSHHPLIDSLHEQAQALPQAYVNFPEVDGRLPAIEQRYEELESLSANRRQALEGALALYRMFSEADACKLWVEEKEQWLDGMEIPTKLEDLEVVQQRFETLEPEMNNLGTRVTDVNQVAEQLLSSDNCSKDQIHQTRDKLNDRWKEFEQLAGQKKQRLESALNIQNYHLECNEIQSWMKEKTKVIESTQGLGNDLAGVMALQRKLTGMERDLEAIQGKLDDLRDEAQKLAKEHPDQAGEIQGRLGEIQEVWEELNATMKRREESLGEASKLQGFLRDLDDFQSWLSRTQTAVASEDIPTSLPEAESLLAQHESIKNEVDNYKEDYEKMRAVGEEVTQGQTDAQYMFLAQRLQALDTGWHELRRMWENRHSLLAQAFDFQTFLRDAKQAEAFLNSQEYVLSHIEMPTSLQGAEEAIKKHEDFLTTTEASEEKINGVVEAGRRLINDCNANSDKIQEKVDSIQERHLKNKEAANELLTKLKDNRELQHFLQDGQELTLWINEKMLTAQDMSYDEARNLHSKWQKHQAFMAELASNKDWLDKIDKEGQALVAEKPELKPVVQQTLEDLQRQWEELEGTTRTKAQCLFDANRAELFTQSCSALDVWLKNLEGQLHSDDYGKDLTSVNILLKKHQMLEHQMEVREKEVQSLQSQALALTQEDAGLAEVDGQQRRVTDNFSNLQEPLQLRRQQLLASKEAHQFNRDLEDEILWVKERMPLAASTDHGKDLPTVQLLIKKNQTLQKEIQGHQPRIDDIHRRGKTQSQVDGDRQSVLEERLVELRDLWDQLIAETDKRHGRLIEANRAQQFYADAAEAEAWMGEQELHMMSEEKAKDEQSALVMVKKHQTLEQALEDYAQTIHQLSNSSRLMVTSEHPESERITLRQAQVDKLYAGLKDLAEERRGRLQERLRLTQLKREVDDLEQWIAEREVVAGSHELGQDYEHVTMLRDKFREFARDTSTIGQERVDGVNGLADDLIESGHPENASVAEWKDGLNEAWADLLELIDTRTQMLAASYELHRFHQDAMEVLGRVKEKREGLPSDLGRDLNTVQHLHRQHNTFENDIQALSGQVNQVQDDAARLQKAYAGEKADDIHRSEHAVTSAWEGLLEAGQARRLLLLDTVEKFRFFNMVRDLMLWMDGVNLQIDAHDSPRDVSSAGLVIANHQDIKSEIETRADSFTACIEMGNALINNNHYASDEIREKLAQLQEKRDKINKKWQDKMDHLQIVLEVLQFGRDAYVAESWLAGQEPLVRAAELGANVDEVESLIKRHEAFEKLAASWEERFVLLEKLTTLEEHEMQRRREEEERARRPPTPPPAEVAQSETESHVHDSAARTSLDQTTLNQSVSVNGVHSDNDTSQGSESESVNGPGRDSGLASSRLEPSATLPSRGGAESEPETMEGMLCRKQEMESHSKKAATRSWQNVYCVLRKGSLGFYKDNKSASNGIPYHGEVPISLGEAVCEVASDYKKRKHVFKLRLGDGKEYLFQAKDEAEMSSWIRSILGSIPTGEGDSPGGPRALSRAMTMPPISPSSGDAGGVTMRNKDGKEKDREKRFSFFGKKK, from the exons ATGAGCACCATCTCGCCAACAGACTTTGACAGCTTGGAGATCCAGCAGCAGTATAATGATATCAACAACCGCTGGGACCTGGCAGCAGAGACTGACTGGGATAATGAGAACAGTTCAGCACGCCTCTTCGAACGCTCACGCATCAAAGCTCTTGCAG ATGAGCGTGAAGCAGTACAGAAGAAGACCTTCACCAAATGGGTAAACTCTCACTTAGGCCGAGTGACCTGTCGCATCGGTGACTTGTATACTGACCTGCGTGATGGCCGCATGCTTATCCGTCTTCTGGAAGTGCTCTCAGGAGAACAGCTG CCAAAGCCCACCAAAGGCCGCATGCGTATCCACTGCCTGGAGAATGTTGACAAAGCCCTGCAGTTTCTCAAGGAGCAAAAAGTCCATCTAGAAAATATGGGCTCACATGACATTGTGGATGGGAATCACCGTCTCACCCTGGGTCTCATCTGGACCATCATCCTTCGCTTCCAG ATCCAGGACATCAGTGTGGAGACGGAGGATAACAAGGAGAAAAAATCAGCTAAAGATGCTCTGCTGCTTTGGTGCCAAATGAAAACTGCTGG ATACCCCAATGTCAACATCCACAACTTCACAACCAGCTGGAGAGATGGACTGGCTTTCAATGCCATCGTGCACAAACACAG ACCTGACGTGATTGAGTTCGACAACCTGAAGAGGTCCAATGCTCACTACAACCTCCAGAATGCTTTCAATGTGGCTGAGAAGGAACTGGGGCTTACCAAGCTGCTGGACCCAGAAG ATGTTAATGTTGACCAGCCTGATGAAAAGTCCATCATTACCTATGTGGCGACCTACTACCATTACTTCTCCAAGATGAAAGCCCTGGCAGTGGAGGGCAAACGAATTGGCAAG GTACTCGACTATGCTATTGAGGCTGACCAGTTGATAGAGAAATATGAGACACTGgcctcagagctgctgcagtggaTTGAGCAGACCATAGTGACCCTCAATGATCGGCAGCTAGCTAACTCACTGAGTGGTGTGCAGAACCAGCTCCAGGCTTTCAACTCCTACAGGACTGTGGAGAAACCCCCAAA ATTTACAGAGAAAGGAAATCTGGAGGTTCTTCTCTTCACTATCCAGAGCAAGATGAGAGCAAACAATCAGAAAGTCTACATGCCAAGAGAGGGCAAACTCATCTCTGACATCAATAAG GCCTGGGAGCGCCTGGAAAAGGCAGAGCATGAACGTGAGCTGGCGCTGAGAAATGAGTTGATCCGCCAGGAGAAGCTGGAGATGCTTGCTGCACGTTTCGACCGCAAGGCTGCCATGAGGGAGACGTGGCTGAGTGAGAACCAGAGGCTGGTGTCTCAG GACAACTTTGGAACTGACTTGGGAGCAGTGGAAGCTGCCACACGTAAACACGAGGCCATTGAGACAGACATTGGGGCATATTGGGAGCGTGTTGCTGCTGTGGAGGCTGTTGCCAAGGAGCTGGAAGCAGAAAGTTACCATGATGTGCGGCGAGTAATCGCAAGAAGGGATAACGTGCTTCGACTCTGGGAATACTTGAAAGAGCTCCTGGCTGCACGCAGAGAGCGGCTGAATTCCCATCGTGACCTACAGAGACTTTTCCAGGAGATGCGCTACATTATGGACTGGATGGGAGACATGAAG GGTCGTCTGCAGTCTCAGGACAGTGGCAAACATTTACATGATGTGTTAGacctgctgcagaaacacactctGGTAGAAGCCGACATTTCAGCTCAGGCAGAGAGGATCAAGGGAGTGCAGGGAGCGGCACAGCGCTTCACTTCCTACGAACAGC CTTATAAACCGTGTGAGCCGGGACTAGTTAGTGAGAAGGTTGACCTGCTAGGTCAAGCCTACGATGAACTTGGTCAGCTTGCTGGGAATCGCAGAGAGCGCCTAGAGGACTCGCGCCGCCTGTGGCAGTTCATGTGGGACCTTGGAGAAGAAGCAGCTTGGATCAGAGAGCAGGAGCAGATCCTGGCCAGTGGAGACTGTGGCCGGGACCTCACTTCTGCCCTTCACTTGCTCAGCAAACACGAGGCTTTCAGGGATGAAATGGCGGCTCGCTATGGCCCTTTGAGTAACAGCATCGCTGCTGGGGAAGCTTTGATTCAGGATGGACACTATGGAGCCCCGGAGGTCACAGAGAGGATTCATGACATCCGTGCACAGTGGACACATCTGGAGGAG ACCACAAAgctcagagagcagagtcttAAGGAATCGGTGGCCCTGCACCAGTTTCAAACAGATGCCAATGACATGGAGGCATGGATCATGGAGACGCTTAGACAGGTATCCAGTCAGGAGGTGGGCCACGATGAGTTCTCCACCCAGACTCTAGCTCGCAAGCAGagggagatagaggaggagatcCAGAGCCACCACCCCCTCATCGACTCCCTGCATGAGCAGGCCCAAGCACTGCCACAGGCCTATGTAAACTTCCCTGAG GTGGATGGTCGCTTACCTGCTATTGAGCAGCGCTATGAAGAACTGGAGTCTCTTTCAGCAAATCGGCGCCAGGCTCTGGAGGGTGCCCTGGCCCTCTACCGCATGTTTAGCGAAGCTGATGCCTGCAAGCTTTGGGTGGAGGAAAAGGAACAGTGGTTAGATGGCATGGAGATCCCTACCAAGCTGGAGGACTTAGAGGTGGTGCAGCAGAG ATTTGAGACACTGGAACCTGAGATGAACAACCTGGGCACTCGTGTCACTGATGTGAACCAGGTGGCTGAGCAGCTGCTGAGCTCCGACAACTGTAGCAAAGACCAGATCCACCAGACACGAGACAAACTGAACGACAG ATGGAAAGAGTTCGAGCAACTGGCTGGTCAAAAGAAGCAACGCCTGGAGTCGGCCCTTAACATCCAGAACTACCACTTGGAGTGTAATGAGATCCAATCTTGGATGAAGGAAAAGACCAAGGTGATTGAATCCACTCAGGGCCTGGGCAACGACCTAGCTGGAGTGATGGCACTTCAACGCAAACTCACTGGCATGGAGAGGGACCTGGAGGCAATTCAG GGCAAACTGGATGACCTGAGAGATGAGGCACAAAAGCTGGCCAAAGAACATCCAGATCAGGCTGGAGAGATCCAAGGACGCCTTGGAGAGATTCAGGAAGTGTGGGAGGAGTTGAACGCCACCATGAAGCGGCGTGAGGAGTCATTGGGCGAAGCCAGCAAGCTGCAGGGCTTCCTCAGGGATTTGGATGACTTCCAGTCCTGGCTGTCCCGAACCCAGACAGCCGTAGCCTCAGAGGACATTCCTACCTCTCTGCCTGAGGCTGAGAGTTTGCTCGCCCAGCACGAGAGTATTAAGAATGAGGTGGATAACTATAAGGAGGACTATGAGAAGATGCGGGCTGTCGGTGAGGAAGTGACCCAAGGTCAGACAGATGCCCAGTACATGTTCTTGGCCCAGAGGCTCCAGGCACTGGATACGGGTTGGCATGAGTTGCGTCGCATGTGGGAGAACCGCCACAGTCTTCTGGCTCAAGCCTTCGACTTCCAGACATTCTTGAGAGATGCAAAGCAGGCAGAGGCTTTCCTCAACAGCCAG GAGTATGTGCTGTCTCACATAGAGATGCCTACCAGTCTTCAGGGAGCAGAGGAGGCCATTAAGAAGCATGAGGATTTCCTCACCACCACAGAGGCCAGTGAGGAGAAGATAAATGGTGTGGTGGAGGCTGGACGGCGCCTCATTAATGACTGTAATGCAAACTCTGACAAGATCCAGGAAAAAGTTGATTCCATCCAGGAAAG ACATCTCAAGAATAAGGAGGCTGCTAATGAATTGCTGACAAAGCTTAAGGATAACCGTGAACTTCAGCACTTCCTCCAAGACGGCCAGGAG CTCACATTGTGGATCAATGAGAAGATGCTGACGGCACAGGACATGTCTTATGATGAGGCCAGAAATCTTCACAGCAAGTGGCAGAAACATCAGGCCTTCATGGCAGAGCTGGCCTCCAACAAAGACTGGCTGGACAAAATTGATAAG GAAGGTCAGGCCCTCGTGGCAGAGAAGCCAGAGCTGAAACCTGTTGTTCAGCAGACTCTGGAGGACCTGCAGCGTCAGTGGGAAGAGCTGGAGGGCACCACCCGCACCAAGGCCCAGTGCTTGTTCGATGCTAACCGGGCAGAGCTCTTCACACAGAGCTGCTCCGCTCTCGATGTCTGGTTGAAAAACCTTGAGGGTCAGCTGCACAGCGACGACTATGGCAAAGATTTGACCAGCGTCAATATCCTGCTCAAGAAGCATCAG ATGCTTGAGCACCAGATGGAGGTCAGAGAGAAGGAGGTGCAGTCGCTCCAGTCTCAGGCTCTGGCCCTAACCCAGGAGGACGCTGGACTCGCTGAGGTCGATGGTCAGCAAAGGCGCGTCACTGACAACTTCTCTAACCTTCAGGAGCCTCTCCAACTGAGGAGACAGCAACTGCTGGCCTCCAAAGAAGCACATCAGTTCAACAGAGATCTGGAGGATGAAATT ctCTGGGTGAAGGAGAGGATGCCCCTGGCAGCCTCCACAGACCATGGAAAAGACCTGCCCACCGTACAGCTGCTAATCAAGAAGAACCAG ACATTGCAGAAGGAGATCCAGGGCCACCAGCCTCGCATCGACGACATCCATAGACGAGGCAAAACCCAGAGCCAGGTAGATGGCGACAGACAGTCTGTCCTCGAGGAGCGCCTTGTTGAGCTGCGGGACCTCTGGGATCAGTTGATCGCTGAGACAGACAAGCGTCATGGCCGTCTGATAGAAGCCAACCGCGCCCAgcagttctatgctgatgcagcagaggctgaggCCTGGATGGGAGAACAAGAGCTGcacatgatgtcagaggaaaaagCCAAG GATGAGCAAAGTGCTCTTGTGATGGTCAAGAAGCACCAGACTCTGGAACAGGCACTTGAGGACTACGCTCAAACCATTCACCAGTTGTCAAACAGCAGCCGCCTCATGGTCACCAGTGAACACCCAGAAAG CGAGAGAATCACCCTACGGCAAGCCCAAGTGGACAAGCTGTATGCAGGGTTAAAAGACCTCGCTGAGGAGCGTCGTGGGCGACTTCAGGAGAGGCTGCGGCTGACCCAGCTGAAGCGGGAGGTGGATGACCTGGAACAGTGGATCGCTGAGAGGGAGGTGGTTGCTGGCTCCCATGAACTAGGACAGGACTATGAACATGTtact ATGCTGAGGGACAAGTTCCGGGAATTTGCTCGTGACACCAGCACCATCGGCCAAGAGCGCGTCGATGGTGTAAATGGGCTGGCAGATGACCTGATTGAGTCGGGTCATCCCGAGAACGCCAGTGTGGCTGAGTGGAAGGATGGGTTGAATGAGGCTTGGGCTGATCTGCTGGAACTGattgacacacgcacacagatgtTGGCAGCATCCTATGAGCTGCACCGCTTCCATCAGGATGCCATGGAGGTGCTCGGACGTGTTAAGGAGAAGAGGGAAGGGCTGCCTTCTGACCTTGGCCGTGACCTGAACACTGTTCAGCATCTACACAGACAGCACAACACTTTTGAAAATGACATCCAGGCCCTCAGTGGACAG GTGAATCAGGTGCAAGATGACGCAGCACGACTGCAGAAGGCCTACGCTGGGGAGAAAGCTGATGACATTCACAGAAGCGAACATGCTGTTACTTCTGCCTGGGAGGGCCTGCTCGAGGCTGGTCAGGCCCGCAGGCTCCTCCTGCTGGACACCGTGGAGAAGTTCCGCTTCTTCAACATGGTTAGAGACCTCATGCTCTGGATGGATGGTGTAAACCTGCAGATTGACGCACATGACAGCCCTAG GGATGTTTCTTCTGCAGGGTTGGTCATTGCCAATCATCAGGACATCAAGTCTGAGATTGAGACGAGGGCAGACAGCTTTACTGCCTGTATTGAGATGGGAAACGCTCTCATCAACAATAATCACTATGCATCTGATGAG ATCCGAGAGAAACTGGCTCAACTCCAGGAAAAGAGAGATAAGATCAACAAAAAGTGGCAAGACAAGATGGACCACTTACAAATTG TGCTGGAGGTGCTGCAGTTTGGACGTGATGCCTACGTGGCAGAGTCTTGGTTGGCGGGGCAAGAACCTCTGGTGCGAGCGGCAGAGCTGGGCGCAAATGTGGATGAGGTAGAGAGCCTAATTAAGCGCCATGAAGCCTTTGAGAAACTTGCTGCATCCTGGGAAGAACGCTTTGTGCTGCTGGAGAAACTCACTACA CTCGAGGAGCATGAGATGCAGAGGAGgcgagaggaagaggagagagcacGGCGACCCCCTACACCACCCCCGGCAGAAGTGGCACAATCTGAGACAGAAAGTCATGTACATGATTCTGCTGCCAG AACCAGTCTGGACCAGACCACTCTCAATCAGTCGGTGTCAGTGAATGGAGTACACAGCGATAATGACACATCGCAG GGCTCAGAGTCGGAGTCAGTGAACGGGCCAGGTAGGGACAGCGGGCTGGCATCGTCTCGCCTCGAGCCGTCTGCCACGTTACCGAGCAGGGGCGGAGCAGAGTCTGAACCAGAAACCATGGAGGGGATGCTCTGTCGAAAGCAAGAAATGGAGTCCCACAGCAAAAAGGCAGCTACCAG